TACTCGCCCGCCGTCGGCTCGTCGAGCATTCCCAAAATGTGAAGCAGGGTGCTCTTGCCGCTGCCGCTCGGCCCCATAATGCTTACAAATTCTCCCTCGGCGATGTGGGCGTTCACATATCGCAGGACGTAGGTTTTGAGGGCGCCATTTTGATAATACCGTTCGATATTCTTGAGTTCGAGCATGTTGTGTTGTCGTTGAAAAAAAAAGCGCAGCCGCTACGACCCACCAACCGTGTGTGTTTGGATAAAGACGGCTGACTAACAGGCAGGTTAGACAGTATGGGCTGAAGGACTCGGACGGCTGCGATATTGCGTTGGGAGTAGTTTTTGTGTTTATTCGTTGGTAAATGTTCAAACGTGAAAATTTTCCGTCACCACCTTTCCATCGAATAGATTGACAATGCGGTGTGCGAATCCCGCGTCGTGTGGCGAGTGTGTCACCATGACAATCGTGGTGCCTGCTTGGTTGAGTTGGGTCAGCAAGTTCATCACTTCGAGGCCGTTGGTGGAGTCCAAATTACCGGTCGGTTCGTCTGCGAGAATCACTTTGGGGTTGGCGACGACCGCACGAGCAATGGCCACGCGTTGCTGCTGACCGCCCGAAAGTTGTTGCGGGAAGTGGTTGCGGCGGTGCATGATATTCATGCGCTCGAGCTGTCCTTCCACTTTTTTCTTGCGTTCGCTGGCGGGTGTTTTCAGGTAGAGCAATGGCAGCTCGACATTTTCATACACCGTGAGCTCGTCAATGAGATTGAAGGACTGAAACACAAAGCCAATGTTGCCCTTGCGCAGATTGGCGCGGTTGCGTTCGCTCATTTTGGCTACTTCTGTGCCGAAGAAGTGGTACTCGCCTTCGGAGGGGTTGTCAAGCAGGCCGAGGATGTTGAGCAGGGTGGATTTGCCGCAGCCGGAAGGCCCCATCATGGCGACAAACTCGCCGGGCTGAATTTCGATGCTGACCCCATTGAGGGCTGTCGTTTCCACCTCGTCAGTGGTGAAAATCTTGTGCAGATTGACTGTCTTTATCATTGTTGAATTATTGACTTGAGGGTTGATGAGGGTTGATAATCAACTTAATAAACCTTAATCAACCCTTATCAACTTTTATTATTGCAAATTTAAAATGTCCTTGTCCCCAAAGTTGGCGTACGAGCTCGTAATCACCTGTTCGCCCGGCTCCAAACCACTGAGCACCTCGTAGAATTGAGGGTTTTTTCGACCCAACGAGATTTTTCGTTTTTCGGCTCTGGAGCCAGTGCTGTTGAGCACATATACCCAATTGCCACCCGTATCGCTGAAAAATCCACCCGTGGGTATCAGAGTGGCCTCTGCTGGTTTGCCCAATTGCAGGCGGACAGGCACCGATTGGCCACGCCTAATGCCATCGGGTATTTTTTTGTCGAAAGTCATGTCCACTTGGAATCGGCCATTGCGGACTTCCGGGTACACTTTGCTGACGATAAGTCGGGTGGTGGCCCCACTAAAGTCGAAAGAGCCTTCCAGACCGGGGAATATCCGCGAGATGTAGTGCTCGTCCACCTCCACCCTCATTTTGAAGCCGTTCAGGTCGTCTATCTGGCCGATATTCTGACCGGCGGTGATGCTGGCCCCGATTTCGACATCCACCCTTGAGAGCAGGCCTGACACGGGTGCCTTGACGGAAAGATTGTCGAGATTTTGTTTCATCATTTTGAGGTTGAGGCGGGTACGGTCCAAGGTGCCTTCCAACTGCTTGATTTGCACAAGACTGTTTTCTTCTTGGAACTGCTGGTTTTCGATTTCGATTTCGCGTTGTTTCACCAGGCGCTCATAAGTGATTTTGGTGCGTTCGTATTCTTGCAGGCTTACCACTTTGTCCGAGTACAGCTTGCAGTTGCGGTCGTTGTCGGCTTTGGCTTGCTGAATTTGGAAGTCCAATTCCGCGAGGTTGCGGCGCAGCGCGAATTTGTCTTGTTTCAGCCGAAGCCGAGTGTTTTCCAATTCATTGATTAGGCGATACATCTCCGTTTCCCGGTTGACAAAATCCATCGTGAGGCGCTGATTCTCAAGTTTCAGAATCAAATCGCCCTGTTTCACCGATGCGCCACCATCCAGAAGTTTTTGTGCCACATAGCCCCCTTCCACTGCATCGAGCTGGTAGGTCTTCAGGGGTTGCACCACCCCCGTGACGACGATAAATTCGTCGAATACACCACGCTCGACTTTCGACACCGTAATTTTTTCACGGTTCACGTTGAGGCTGCTCTGTTTCCCGGCAAAAGCGATGCTATACACCGAGAATACAGCAAAAGCCAATGCCGCGATGCCTATGCCTATGCGCTGAGGCGTCCATTTTTTCTTTTTGATTGGTCTGTCCACTTGCGAAATGATGGATGGATGAAAAATGTGTGTCGGAACAAACGTTCTCCACCTTCAAATTCAACCTTGTGCCAAAATACTAAAGTGCTGTAAATCAGATTTTTCGTTGAAAACCTTCGGAATCACATTCGTCCAATTGCGAACGCGGGTGTCCGAAAATGAACACTTGGCACACGCTGTAAGCACTCAAATTTTTTCACAGAAATCCTTTCACAGAATGCGAGGATAAAGTTGCTTAGCAGGGCTAAGGTCACTTTTATGTTAAGATTATACTTTATTCGCCCGATTTTCAAAAACTGAATTTATCTTTAACACACAAAAACCACCGAACTTTTTCATCGAATTTCTCACCAAAATTTTTATTCTATGGTTACTTCTCGCTGTCTCCGTCAAACGATTTCTGCCCCCCCCCCCGAACAGCCAACATTTTAATTTTGCCAGCTTTACTGCTCGCGCTCGGTTTTCTCACTTTGCCCTCAGGAATACATGCCCAAAACTGCAATTGCGCGAACGGCATTAATCTAACTGGCACTTCCATTTCGCTCAATGCACTTGTCAATGCCAGCACATTGCCGCCGGGTATCTACAATGGCCCGTGTATCTCCGTGCCTGCCAACGCAACGCTGACCATTGACATTCCTTATCAATTTTCGAGTACTATCGGCAGGTCGCATGACCTGCCCGTGTGCGTTTATCTTTTTCTGCCATGAAAAGACAACCACTCTATTTCCTGCTTTTGATATCCCAAATCACGCTTGCTCAAAAAGAAGACTACAACTGGATTATGGGGACTGGCAGCACCGACCCCGACAGCTCATATAAACTCAACTACATATCTTTTGGAGAAGACACTTTCAAAGCTGAATTACTGTATCAATCCATACCATTTTTTGGCTCTGCATCCATAGTGTCTGACTCTGCCGGGGCATTGATTTGTTATACAAATGGTTTGAATCTGTATAACAAGCAGCATAAAATCATGCAGAATGGAAATGGCTTCCAATCCAGCTCGCAGTATCCAGGTAGTGGAAATATTTAACTGATGACATTTAAGTTGTAGTGGTATGCGAATAGTTTGAAGTGCAGATTGAGCATATACTCCTTTTTGGAGAAGGAGAGGGTTTTTCGGACGAATCGGCTGATACGCTGGCGCAAGGTGTTGTTCAGCCTTTCAACATGGTTTGTCAGACCGGTCTCCTTGCCGACCATGTAGTGTGTTTCGTTGGGCAAGCATTGGTACGCCGTCCAAAAATCGCTGAAACTCAAGCATTTTTGGTACTCGTAGGGTAGTTTTCGCCAAAGGCGCTTGCAGGAGTCCATCGAGCCATCGCCAATGAAAAAGGAAAGTATCTGCCTAGTTCTACAGCACTGGACAATCCAGACCCGTACTTGATTGATTTTCACGGCGATGTAAGTGAACATTTCGTCCGCCTCTAACTGGTCGTCGGCTTGTCCTTCCTCAATGGTGGTTTTGAATGGGGGGAGTTGCCGGGCTTTTTTTTTAACCAATTGAGTACCGTCCGATGCGAGACATTCAACAAGCGCCCCGTGCCTCGAAGGCTTTGCCGCTCTTGGTAGGCACGCTCCACCAGTTCGGGGTCCATGTTCCTGCTGGGTTGCTTGCTGTCCAATACCCGGCAGCAACCACAATCTTTGCACTTGTAGGTTTGGGTGCCGGAGCGGTTTTTCCCGTTTTTGACGATGTTGCTGCTTTCACAGCGGTGGCAACGACGAACTTCCGTTATCATGGCGCAAAATTACATTGTCAGTTAAATATTTCCACTACCCGTTATTCAATAATTGACATGAATTGGAATAGTGGAATGGGTAAAGTCACGGAAAAAACACTAACGATTCCAAACTCAACTGACACCCTCAATATCGGTCATTTAAGCGCCGTTAGACATGGTAACGGAAGGGATTGGTGGATATTGACGATGAAATTTGAATCAAATATTTTCAGAAGGTTCCTTTTGTCAGACCAAGGAATAAACGCTGTGGGAGAACAAACCATAGGCGAGGCCGTCCCGAATAGCGTAGGTTATTCAGCCTATTCGCCTAACGGAGAGTGGTATGCTCATTACAACGCTTATGGGCATACCTCTAACCCCAAAGCTTCCGTTCATTTTTACCGTTTCGACCGCTGCACCGGTCTTTTGCGCGACGCGCACTACAAGTTTTATCCTGGTGTAGAATCGTACGGTGGGGTGGCGTTTTCGCCCAACTCTCGATACTTGTATGTGTCGAAATACACCAGAATATTCCAGTACGACTTGGAAGCGCCAGATATTCTCGCTTCCGAACAAGTAGTGGCCGAATACGATGGTTTTTTGGATGGCAACGGTGTGCCAACACGGTTTTACGGCCTGTTGCTTGCCCCGGATGGCAAAATCTACGGCAACATCCCCAACTTCAACTCGCGCTATATCCACGTCATTGACCAACCGAATTTGGCCGGCGATTCTTGTAATGTCATACAACACGCTATCTTTTTACCGGCTGACAATTTCGGCACCTTGCCCAACCTGCCTTACTATCGGCTTTATGAGGCCGAAGGTAGTCCCTGCGACACGCTGACCGTTAGCACACATTGGTTGCCACCCGTCGCCGCGCCCAACATTCGAGTGTGGCCCGTACCCGCCGCCGACCTGCTGCACTTCTCTGCAGAAGGCGAGTGGACAGAGCCGTTAACACTACGGTTGTACGATGCCTTAGGAAGGCTGACTTTTTCGGTGGAGGGGCTTCGTGTGTCGCCCTACGCACAAGTCAACCTAAGCGAGCTCTCGGCAGGAGCATATTTCTTCACGCTGACGCGGCAGGACGGGACATTGGTGAAAACGGGAAAGGTTGTGCGAACGAGGTAAAAATCAAATTCCCCCAATAAGATTGTGTTCATCCTTGAACGCGGGTGTCCGAAAATGAACACTTGCCCGAAAAAAATGCTTTCATTTGCACACCCTTAGTGGCGGGCATTGTCTTTGCGGCAGTCGAGCCGTTGGCCATCAATGTTGCGCCAATGAAGCCAATGTCAAAAAGCAAACGGCGAAAAGCGACGGACCATGGAAATGAACGAAGCCAATATCCTTATCGTGGATGACAACCCCGGCGTGCTCAGCGCGGGCAAACTGTTTTTGAAGCGTCATTTTGCCGAGGTGGATACCACCCGCGACCCGGAGGACATTCCGGGGTTTATGAAAGAAAAGCGCTATTCCCTCATTTTGCTCGACATGAATTTTGGCCGAAGCGCCAAAAATACGGGGCAGGAAGGATTCCACTGGCTGAGCAGGATTCTCGAACTCGACCCATCGGCGGTGGTGGTGCTTATCACGGCTTATGGGGATGTGGAACTGGCGGTGAAAGCCATCAAAAATGGGGCAACCGATTTTGTTCTCAAGCCCTGGGACAACGACAAGCTCTTGGCCACGCTCAACTCAGCCTTGAAATTGAAAGCCAGTCAGGATGAAAACAATCAGCTGAAATCCAAGCAACTGGGACGAAATCTGGCCGAGCAGCGCGATATGCCGGAAATCATATTCCGAAGTCAGGCCATGCAGCAGGTGTTTGAAACGGTGCAGCGCGTGGCAGAGACGGATGCCAATGTGCTGTTGCTTGGTGAGAACGGGACGGGCAAGGACTTGATAGCGCAAGCCATCCACGCGCACAGCCGTCGGGCGCAGGAAAATTTTGTGAAGGTGGATATGGGGGCGCTGACTGAAACTCTTTTTGAAAGCGAGTTATTCGGTCATGTGAAGGGAGCGTTTACCGATGCACGCGACGACCGCCCCGGCCGATTTGAGGCTTCTGATGGAGGCACTATTTTTCTGGACGAAATCGGGAATC
This genomic interval from Saprospiraceae bacterium contains the following:
- a CDS encoding ABC transporter ATP-binding protein; protein product: MIKTVNLHKIFTTDEVETTALNGVSIEIQPGEFVAMMGPSGCGKSTLLNILGLLDNPSEGEYHFFGTEVAKMSERNRANLRKGNIGFVFQSFNLIDELTVYENVELPLLYLKTPASERKKKVEGQLERMNIMHRRNHFPQQLSGGQQQRVAIARAVVANPKVILADEPTGNLDSTNGLEVMNLLTQLNQAGTTIVMVTHSPHDAGFAHRIVNLFDGKVVTENFHV
- a CDS encoding efflux RND transporter periplasmic adaptor subunit, whose amino-acid sequence is MDRPIKKKKWTPQRIGIGIAALAFAVFSVYSIAFAGKQSSLNVNREKITVSKVERGVFDEFIVVTGVVQPLKTYQLDAVEGGYVAQKLLDGGASVKQGDLILKLENQRLTMDFVNRETEMYRLINELENTRLRLKQDKFALRRNLAELDFQIQQAKADNDRNCKLYSDKVVSLQEYERTKITYERLVKQREIEIENQQFQEENSLVQIKQLEGTLDRTRLNLKMMKQNLDNLSVKAPVSGLLSRVDVEIGASITAGQNIGQIDDLNGFKMRVEVDEHYISRIFPGLEGSFDFSGATTRLIVSKVYPEVRNGRFQVDMTFDKKIPDGIRRGQSVPVRLQLGKPAEATLIPTGGFFSDTGGNWVYVLNSTGSRAEKRKISLGRKNPQFYEVLSGLEPGEQVITSSYANFGDKDILNLQ
- a CDS encoding IS1 family transposase yields the protein MITEVRRCHRCESSNIVKNGKNRSGTQTYKCKDCGCCRVLDSKQPSRNMDPELVERAYQERQSLRGTGRLLNVSHRTVLNWLKKKPGNSPHSKPPLRKDKPTTS
- a CDS encoding sigma-54-dependent Fis family transcriptional regulator, with amino-acid sequence MEMNEANILIVDDNPGVLSAGKLFLKRHFAEVDTTRDPEDIPGFMKEKRYSLILLDMNFGRSAKNTGQEGFHWLSRILELDPSAVVVLITAYGDVELAVKAIKNGATDFVLKPWDNDKLLATLNSALKLKASQDENNQLKSKQLGRNLAEQRDMPEIIFRSQAMQQVFETVQRVAETDANVLLLGENGTGKDLIAQAIHAHSRRAQENFVKVDMGALTETLFESELFGHVKGAFTDARDDRPGRFEASDGGTIFLDEIGNLSLGQQAKLLTVLQNRTITRVGSNRVRPVNVRVIAATNQNLFEAVKNRTFRQDLLYRINTIEIQIPPLRERADDIEPLAHHFQKVFARKYNRPVSGLSASLLKEMLRYPWPGNVRELQHAVERAVIMAKGEKLQPEDFFFRQADADGNNLDLPTMNLDEVEKQLITKALQKHHGNITEAAAELGLTRASLYRRLEKYHL
- a CDS encoding T9SS type A sorting domain-containing protein — protein: MGEQTIGEAVPNSVGYSAYSPNGEWYAHYNAYGHTSNPKASVHFYRFDRCTGLLRDAHYKFYPGVESYGGVAFSPNSRYLYVSKYTRIFQYDLEAPDILASEQVVAEYDGFLDGNGVPTRFYGLLLAPDGKIYGNIPNFNSRYIHVIDQPNLAGDSCNVIQHAIFLPADNFGTLPNLPYYRLYEAEGSPCDTLTVSTHWLPPVAAPNIRVWPVPAADLLHFSAEGEWTEPLTLRLYDALGRLTFSVEGLRVSPYAQVNLSELSAGAYFFTLTRQDGTLVKTGKVVRTR
- a CDS encoding IS1 family transposase; the protein is MFTYIAVKINQVRVWIVQCCRTRQILSFFIGDGSMDSCKRLWRKLPYEYQKCLSFSDFWTAYQCLPNETHYMVGKETGLTNHVERLNNTLRQRISRFVRKTLSFSKKEYMLNLHFKLFAYHYNLNVIS